The uncultured Treponema sp. genome includes a region encoding these proteins:
- a CDS encoding NAD-dependent protein deacylase, whose amino-acid sequence MEEKIEQLKQLVEKSRKIVFFGGAGVSTESGIPDFRSVDGLYNQKWAYPPETILSATFFHSNPKEFYRFYREKLLVTGIKPNITHFKLAELEKQGKLLAVVTQNIDGLHQAAGSKNVFELHGSVLRNYCTKCGAFYDEKYIASHSDQDGLPLCEKCGSLIKPDVVLYEESLKDEIVSGAIKAIGSADLLIIGGTSLTVYPAAGMIHYFRGENIVLINRDPTPSDGIANLVLHESLGNVFSKL is encoded by the coding sequence ATGGAAGAAAAAATCGAACAGTTGAAACAGCTTGTAGAAAAATCCCGGAAAATTGTGTTTTTTGGAGGAGCTGGAGTCAGCACAGAAAGCGGCATTCCAGACTTTAGAAGCGTTGACGGGCTTTACAATCAAAAGTGGGCTTATCCGCCGGAAACAATACTGAGCGCGACTTTCTTTCATTCAAATCCAAAGGAATTCTACAGGTTCTACCGGGAAAAGCTTCTTGTTACAGGAATAAAACCGAACATTACGCACTTTAAGCTTGCGGAACTTGAAAAGCAGGGAAAGCTTCTGGCAGTTGTAACCCAGAATATCGACGGACTTCATCAGGCGGCAGGAAGCAAAAATGTCTTTGAGCTGCACGGAAGTGTTCTTAGAAACTACTGCACAAAATGCGGCGCGTTTTACGATGAAAAATATATCGCTTCGCATTCAGACCAAGACGGACTTCCCCTGTGCGAAAAATGCGGTTCGCTTATAAAGCCAGACGTTGTTCTTTACGAAGAATCTTTAAAGGATGAAATTGTAAGCGGCGCAATCAAGGCGATAGGAAGCGCAGACCTTTTAATTATTGGGGGAACTTCGCTCACTGTTTATCCGGCGGCTGGAATGATTCATTATTTCCGCGGAGAAAACATCGTGCTTATAAACCGCGACCCGACTCCAAGCGACGGAATTGCGAACCTCGTTCTACACGAAAGCCTTGGAAATGTTTTTTCAAAATTGTAA
- the abc-f gene encoding ribosomal protection-like ABC-F family protein: protein MNLLSVNNLAKIGREKPLFTGVTFGLNEGDKAALIGRNGTGKSTLLNTIAGLLSPDEGTVVLNKEAGVSFLAQNPLYSKDDTIKSHIFKFQSPKLKTIREYEEACDELQKTNSQQAQQKFNTLNEKMQKDNLWNYESQIKSILTTLGINDLERKMGELSGGMIKKVALAQVLVEDTKLLLLDEPTNHLDISTILWLQNYLAETKRSVLMVTHDRYFLDAVCNNIYELARNKIKLYTGNYSTYLEKKQTEAQIEANTERRIESVLRFERDWLMRGPCARGTKAKARIQRDQALINREKFSADKGFTFEVEGRRLGGKILELHKITKNFQKGFASSGKNKAENAFPVLKDFSYNFNKGEKIGVFGGNGSGKTTLLNIITQKIQPDSGEVVKGENTSIAYYEQNPHFENTELTVLEYIKEAADVMKMNDGTVLSAPLFLEQFGFEGKIQHSPVGTLSGGERKRLYLVRLLISNPNFLILDEPTNDFDIFTMNILEQFLLSFKGCLLVVSHDRYFMDKICDTMFIMENDGSVSGFVGKCSEYLELQQEQNAQQKSESKQEEKQEKAPVHQKKNKMSFKEKKEFEQLEQRIFELEDKKPELEKLMACPDYEKSSKAGKEYADLEKELEAAYSRWEELSALEM from the coding sequence ATGAATCTTTTATCTGTGAATAACCTTGCAAAAATCGGGCGTGAAAAACCTTTGTTTACAGGAGTAACGTTCGGCTTAAACGAAGGAGACAAGGCGGCTCTTATAGGACGCAACGGAACTGGAAAATCAACTTTGCTGAACACGATTGCTGGCCTGCTTTCCCCGGACGAAGGAACTGTTGTTTTGAACAAGGAAGCCGGTGTTTCTTTTCTTGCCCAGAATCCTTTGTACAGCAAGGACGACACAATCAAAAGCCACATATTCAAATTTCAAAGTCCCAAGCTCAAGACAATCCGCGAATACGAAGAAGCGTGCGACGAGCTTCAAAAGACAAACTCGCAGCAAGCCCAGCAAAAGTTCAACACGCTGAATGAAAAAATGCAAAAGGACAATCTTTGGAACTACGAGTCCCAGATAAAGTCGATTCTTACCACGCTTGGAATAAACGACCTTGAACGCAAAATGGGAGAGCTTTCAGGCGGAATGATAAAGAAAGTCGCGCTTGCACAAGTTCTTGTTGAAGACACAAAGCTGCTTCTTTTGGACGAGCCTACAAACCATCTGGACATTTCCACGATATTGTGGCTTCAAAATTATCTTGCCGAAACAAAAAGGTCAGTTCTTATGGTAACCCACGACCGCTACTTTTTGGACGCAGTCTGCAACAACATTTATGAGCTTGCGCGAAACAAGATAAAGCTTTACACAGGCAACTATTCTACTTATCTTGAAAAAAAGCAGACAGAAGCGCAGATTGAAGCGAACACAGAACGCCGCATTGAATCCGTTTTGAGGTTTGAGCGCGACTGGCTTATGAGAGGACCTTGCGCTCGCGGAACAAAGGCAAAGGCAAGAATCCAGCGGGATCAGGCTTTGATAAACCGCGAAAAGTTTTCCGCAGACAAGGGCTTTACTTTTGAAGTTGAAGGAAGAAGGCTCGGCGGAAAGATTCTGGAGCTTCATAAAATCACAAAGAATTTTCAAAAAGGATTCGCTTCTTCTGGCAAAAACAAAGCTGAAAACGCCTTTCCGGTTCTTAAGGATTTCAGCTACAATTTTAACAAAGGCGAAAAAATCGGCGTGTTCGGCGGCAACGGCTCTGGAAAAACTACGCTTTTGAATATAATCACGCAGAAAATCCAGCCAGATTCCGGCGAAGTTGTAAAAGGCGAAAACACTTCGATTGCTTACTACGAGCAGAATCCGCATTTTGAAAACACGGAGCTTACAGTCCTTGAGTATATAAAGGAAGCGGCGGACGTTATGAAAATGAATGACGGCACAGTTTTAAGCGCGCCTCTTTTTCTTGAGCAGTTCGGCTTTGAAGGGAAAATTCAGCATTCGCCAGTGGGAACTTTGAGCGGCGGAGAGCGCAAGCGGCTTTATCTTGTGCGGCTTTTAATCAGCAATCCGAACTTTCTGATTTTGGACGAGCCTACAAACGACTTTGATATTTTTACAATGAATATCCTTGAGCAGTTTTTGCTTTCGTTCAAGGGCTGCCTTTTAGTTGTAAGCCACGACCGCTACTTTATGGACAAAATCTGCGACACGATGTTTATAATGGAAAACGACGGAAGTGTTTCAGGCTTTGTGGGAAAATGCTCTGAATATCTTGAGCTTCAACAGGAGCAAAACGCACAGCAAAAATCGGAATCCAAGCAGGAAGAAAAACAGGAAAAAGCTCCAGTCCATCAGAAAAAAAACAAAATGTCGTTCAAGGAAAAAAAAGAATTCGAGCAGCTTGAGCAGCGCATATTTGAGCTTGAAGACAAAAAGCCGGAGCTTGAAAAACTTATGGCCTGCCCCGACTATGAAAAATCTTCAAAGGCTGGAAAAGAATACGCAGACCTAGAAAAAGAACTTGAAGCAGCATACTCAAGATGGGAAGAACTTTCCGCGCTTGAAATGTAA